The Sneathiella sp. P13V-1 nucleotide sequence GTGATCCAGCGCCTGTTTTGCGGCGCTTACCACAATGGGATCATTTGCAAATCCTAAATAGTCGTTGGAACAAAAAAGAGTAACTTGCCCTTGTCCTTCCAGCTCAACACGGGCACCAATGGCGCTTTCTAACGATCGCAGGTGCTTATAGGTTCCGTTCTCTTCGGCTTTCTGCAACTGGCCAGCCAAACGCTCTAATAGCTTCTTGCTCATGCAACTTCTCCCAACGCACCGTGACCAAATTCCAAAACAACCTTCCCGCAGGCGCCTTCATCCATTAGATGAAACCCTTTTTCAAACTGCCGCGCGGGCAGACGGTGTGTGATCACCTTTTCTATGAGATCTGGGTTTTTCAGCATAAACGCCTCAACCTGAAACCAGGTTTCATACATACGGCGGCCTGTTACCCCGAGAAGCCGGATCCCTTTCATGACAACTTTACCGCCAAGATCCAATTCAACAGGTCCTCCCGGAATACCGAGGAGAGCAACAGTTGCGCCTGGCGCGGCAATATCCAACGCTGCATTTAGCGCTGCACCGTTACCGCTTACTTCGAGAACAGCATCTGGCCCCCGTCCATCCGTCAGATCCAGTATATCGGATTTACTGTTTTCATGACGCGGATTAACAACCAGATCCAAATCCAACTCAGACGCAATGGCTGCACGCGCCTGGTTAGGTTCCTGCAAGGTGACCGTGCGCGCGCCATGAGATTTCGCAATGGCCGCCGCAAACAACCCAATTGGGCCACCGCCAACAATCAAAACATTCTTTGCACGTACATCTGCGCTTGCAACCATGTGCATGGCATTGCCAACAGGGTCAAAGACAGCTGCATGGTGATCAGGAATGGCGTCAGGGACTTTCCAAAGGTTACTTGCCGGAATGATCGCTTTTTCGGCAAAAATGCCAGGACGATCTACACCGATAATTTCTGTTTTCTCACAAATATGGGCGTTACCGCTTCGGCAGAGGGCACAAGTTCCGCAGGCAATATGGCATTCGGCGGAGACACGCTCCCCGATCTCATAGCCCTCAACCCCATCACCGATCGCCGAAATCACGCCAACAAATTCATGACCGATCACCATAGGTGTTTTAATTCGCCCTGAAGACCACTGATCCCAACTGTAAATATGATAATCAGTTCCGCAGATCCCGGCCGCAATAACATCTACCATCACCATACCAGGCTCAGGCTTTTGTAGTTCTGGTTCGTCAACGGACCACACCCCCCGCTCAGCTTTTGATTTAGCAATGGCAAACATGTGTATTTCCTCTATCAATTGGAAAAAAGTTCGATATAATGGATCAATGTCGCGTACAATATATTGGATTTAATTCCTGTCAACTGAAAATATGAATAAGATCGCTTTGAAAACTCCGACCGTTGGAAAGACCGTAAATCGACTTCGCAAACAGAAACAACTGACGTTGGATCAGTTGGCGAACCAGTGCGGCATGTCAAAATCCATGTTATCTCAGATAGAGCGGAACGAGACCAACCCAACTCTCGCCATCGTATGGCGCCTTGCTGAGGCATTAGGGCAGAGTATTGATGATCTGGTGAGGGGGGAGGAAAACCCCGGCAGCCTTCAGGTGGTCCCCGCCAATTCCATCCCTGTGCTTCATGATCCGGACGGCAATTATACCTTAAAAATTTTGGGACCGGCCGATCTGGTCAATCAGATTGAATGGTATGAGCTAACCATTAATCCGGGCGCGTCTTTGGTTTCCGAACCTCATGAAAGAAGAACGATGGAGCACCTCACCATTTTGGAAGGGGAAGTAGAAATCGAAGCTGGTGACGAACATAACACCGCCAAAGCGGGTGAAACCGTTCGTTATGGGTCCGATCGTCCACACGCAATCCATAACCGCACCGGTAAAGAAGCACGGCTGATTATGGTCATGCTATTGGGCGGAGGTTAATTACAAGATCAGGATCGCCCTGAAATCATTAACATTTGTTCTTGTGGGGCCCGTTTTTACAAGATCCCCCAGCGCATCAAAGAAACTATAGGCATCATGTCGCGCCAGATATTCGGCTGCACTGATGCCTTTTTTATGGGCACGTGCGATTGTATCCGGTCGCATGATGGCACCCGCGTTATCTTCGGTCCCGTCAATTCCATCTGTATCCGCGGCAATGGCATAAACCCCTTCCATCCCATCCAACTCTTTGGTCAATGACAGCAGAAATTCTGCATTTCGTCCGCCACGCCCAGTCTCTCCAGCATCAGATTTGACGGTCACGGTTGTCTCCCCGCCTGAGATAATCAAACATGGTTTGGCCACAGGCAGATCACGTTCCTTCACATAGCGGGTAATTCCAGCCATTACACGGGCGACCTCTGCAGCCTCCCCTTCGATGCTATCCCCCAATGACACGACGGATAACCCTGCTTCTTCTGCTTTTTTAGTCACCGCAACAAGGGATTGATGAGGAGTGGCAATCATATGCACCGCCCCTGCCTTAAAAGCTGGATGGTCCACGTCAGGTGTTTCCGCAGCTGCCGTTTCAAGGAAAGTGCTTACATCTTCAGGCGGTGTGATCCCATATTTCAACAACACAGCTTTCGCATCAGCAGAGGTCGTCTCATCAGGAACGGTAGGCCCCGATGCAATCACCGACTGATCATCCCCCGGAACATCTGAAATAAGATATGTCATCATTTTAGCGGGCCATGCTGCGACGGCAAGACGACCACCTTTGACCGCAGACAGCTTTTTTCGAACCGTGTTAATCTCAGAAATGCTCGCCCCAGACTTTAGAAGCGATTTATTCACCGTCTGCTTGGATGATAGGGACACA carries:
- the tdh gene encoding L-threonine 3-dehydrogenase, yielding MFAIAKSKAERGVWSVDEPELQKPEPGMVMVDVIAAGICGTDYHIYSWDQWSSGRIKTPMVIGHEFVGVISAIGDGVEGYEIGERVSAECHIACGTCALCRSGNAHICEKTEIIGVDRPGIFAEKAIIPASNLWKVPDAIPDHHAAVFDPVGNAMHMVASADVRAKNVLIVGGGPIGLFAAAIAKSHGARTVTLQEPNQARAAIASELDLDLVVNPRHENSKSDILDLTDGRGPDAVLEVSGNGAALNAALDIAAPGATVALLGIPGGPVELDLGGKVVMKGIRLLGVTGRRMYETWFQVEAFMLKNPDLIEKVITHRLPARQFEKGFHLMDEGACGKVVLEFGHGALGEVA
- a CDS encoding XRE family transcriptional regulator, translating into MNKIALKTPTVGKTVNRLRKQKQLTLDQLANQCGMSKSMLSQIERNETNPTLAIVWRLAEALGQSIDDLVRGEENPGSLQVVPANSIPVLHDPDGNYTLKILGPADLVNQIEWYELTINPGASLVSEPHERRTMEHLTILEGEVEIEAGDEHNTAKAGETVRYGSDRPHAIHNRTGKEARLIMVMLLGGG
- a CDS encoding glycerate kinase, translated to MLDNPSEFLASLFDVAVAAAMPSIDAMPLPEPAKGKTIVIGAGKGAAAMAKVVEDNWQGGDLGGIVITRYQHGLNLKKIRVIEAGHPVPDSAGKEAAEEILKLVSSLGEDDQVICLISGGGSALLSLPADGVSLSSKQTVNKSLLKSGASISEINTVRKKLSAVKGGRLAVAAWPAKMMTYLISDVPGDDQSVIASGPTVPDETTSADAKAVLLKYGITPPEDVSTFLETAAAETPDVDHPAFKAGAVHMIATPHQSLVAVTKKAEEAGLSVVSLGDSIEGEAAEVARVMAGITRYVKERDLPVAKPCLIISGGETTVTVKSDAGETGRGGRNAEFLLSLTKELDGMEGVYAIAADTDGIDGTEDNAGAIMRPDTIARAHKKGISAAEYLARHDAYSFFDALGDLVKTGPTRTNVNDFRAILIL